From the genome of Adlercreutzia equolifaciens DSM 19450:
CACGTGCTTTACACTGTAAAGCAACAGTGCGGGAGGAATCATAGCACCTTAACTTTACATTGTAAAGATTGAAAGACGACAGACTGTCAAACCGAAGGCGCGTTGCCCGCTAGGAAAGGGCCGTCAGGGAGAGAGCGACGCAAGTAGAGAGCTAGCAGGGCATCGCTAGCAGGGCATCGGGGCGCCGTACTGCCACATGTGGTCGAGGGGGCCCGAGCCGCGCCCCAAGTTCAGACCGGCCGCCAAGGCACCGGCCACATAGGCTTTGGCGTCGCGCACGGCCACGTCCACGGCAAAGCCCCGGGCCAGGCCGCAGGCGATGGCCGAGGAGAGGGAGCAGCCGGTACCGTGGGTGTTGTCGTTGGTGATGCGCTTGCCGCGCAGCCACACCGATTCGCCGCTGGCCATGCGCAGGTAGTCGTCGGCGGCATCCGGCTCGCCCACGCCATGGCCGCCCTTGATAAGAATGGCGGGGACGGAAGGCGCCGCGTCCGCGAAAGCCGGCTCGTTCTCCCAAACGGCGATGCAGCGGTCGGCGATCAGCGAAGCGGCCGTCTCCACATCCTCCAACGATGCGATAGCCATGCCCGAGAGCACTTCGGCCTCGGGGATGTTGGGAGTGATCACCGTGGAACGGGGGAACAGCCGGCGCACCAGCGCGTCCACGGCGGCATCGGCGATGAGCGCCGAGCCCGACGTGGCCACCATCACGGGATCGACCACGACGTTGGCGGCTTTGTGACGATCGAGCCCGTCGGCGATGGCACCCACGATGGCCGGCGACGACACCATGCCGATCTTCACCGCGTCGGGCCGGATATCGTCGAAGACGGCATCGATCTGGGTGCCCACGAAAATGGGATCCACCTCGAGCACGCCGGTGACGCCGAGCGTGTTCTGAGCCGTGAGCGCCGTAATGACGCTCTCCCCAAACAGATGATGGGCGGCGATGGTCTTCAAGTCGGCCTGGATGCCCGCTCCCCCACTGGAATCGGATCCGGCAATGGTGAGAACCGCTTTCATGGACGCTCCTTTCGCAATGGCGGCCGCCTTTCCGCGGGCCGCGCGCAAAGCCATCATTTCACACGAAAGGGGCGCGCCCGCATGGCCGCCCCTTTCTGGCAATCAATCGTTGATGAGGCGGGACGCTACCCCTCGATGAGCTTTATGGCCTCGTCGGTGTCGATGATCTTGGCGGCGTAGCACACCTTCATGTACTCCAAGCCCTCCTCCTGGTTACCCACGAGGAACGTGGCCGTGGCGTCGCCCACCACGATGATGTTGAAGTTGTTGAAATAGGCGTCGGCCACCGTGTGCTTCACGCAGATGTTCGTGTCCATGCCGCAGCAGATGAGCGTGTCGACGCCCAGCTCGTTCAACAGCAAAAGCAACCCCGTCTGGAAAAATCCGCTGTAGCGGCGCTTCTCCACCACGTAATCGGTGGGCTGAGGATCGAGCAAGGGCGACGTTTGGGCCTCGGGGGTTCCGGCGATGCCGTGGGCGCCCCACAGGGCCAACTCGCGATCGATGCCGGGAAGATGGGCGTCGTTGGTGAAGACGACGGGCATACCGGCGGCGCGGGCGGCCGTCGTGAGCTTGGCCGTCTGCTGGATAGCGGGCAGCAGCATCGGCTCGAGCGGGCCTCCCGTGGGGTCGCCCAGCTCGTCGATGACGAGCAGCGCGCACTTCGCGCGATCGATGGAACTAAGGTCGATGAGGTCGTTGTTGTTCTCGTCGCCGAGCATGGATGTTCCTTTCTCTTGCCGTCCGTCTCCCTGGCACCTCAAAATGTGCAAACGATGACTTAAATGCCTAAGGTCTCATCGATGATACGCGAAAGCTCGCGAGTCGCCGCTTCAATATCGTCGGCGGCAAATATGGCGCTCACCACGGCGGCGCCGTCCACATTCAGCTCGGACAGGCGCGGCATCGTGGCGGCATTCACGCCGCCGATAGCCACAACGGGGATGTCCACGGCGGCGGCGATGGCGCGGAACTCCTCGGGGGCGAGCACCCCGGCCTCGGGCTTGGTGGCGGTGCCGGTGACGCCGCCGACGCCCAGGTAGTCGGCCCCGGCTGCCTCGGCGGCGCGGGCCTGCTCCACCGTCTGGGTGGACACCCCCACAATGGCATCCGGACCGAGCAGCGCCCGCGCCCGCTCGCAGGCCATGTCGTCCTGGCCCACGTGCACCCCGTCGGCACCCACGGCCAACGCACATTCCACGTCGTCGTTCACGACGAAGGGCACGCCGGCCGCGCGACAGAGCGCGAGCAGCTCCGCGGCCTCGGCCTGAAGCGCCTCGCCAGTTGCCTGCTTGTCGCGCAGCTGCACGAAGGTCGCACCCCCCGCGAGCGCCTCTTCCACGCATTCCGTCAGCGTCCGCTCCCCCAGCCACGCGTTGTCCGTCACCGCGTACAGCTTCAAGGCACGGCGAATAGCCTCCGCCGACCACTTTCCACGTTCCCGTGCAGGCATGTTCACTCCTCGTTCCAAATTGGGTACCCGTTTCGATCGCTTTTTTCGAGTTGTTAGACATCACGCAAGCGCGATGCCGGACAAGCAAGCGAAAAGCGCTGCGAAAACACCTGGTCGGGCCTTTACGATGCAGCGTTTCCGCAAGTTGCTCTGTCAGAAAAGTCTAACAACTCGAATTTCTTGCCCTAATCGAGCGAGAAGGACGGCCCGACCCCGCTCCTTGTGCCCGAGGGGCGTCTATTCCGCGTCCAAGTCGACGACGAGCCCGTCCATGATGTCGTTCACCGTCTTCATGGCGCACATCTTGCCGCACATGGTGCAGGTGCCCTCGGTAGAGGGCGGGGCGCTCTCGAAAACGGCACGGGCGCGGGCCGGATCCAGCGACAGCTCGAACATCTCATCCCAGGCCACGCGACGCCGCGCATCGCTCATACGGTTGTCGCGATCGCGCGCGCCGGGCACGCCCTTGGCGATGTCGGCGGCGTGGGCGGCGATCTTGGTGGCCACGAGCCCCTCGCGCACATCGTTCGCATCCGGCAGGCGCAGATGCTCGGCCGGCGTCACGTAGCAGAGGAAATCGGCGCCCGAGGAGGCCGCAATGGCCCCGCCGATGGCCGCCGTGATGTGGTCGTAGCCAGGGGCGATATCGGTCACGAGCGGCCCCAGCACGTAGAAGGGCGCCTGGTGGCACAGCCTCTTCTCCAGCTTCATGTTGGCGGCGATCTCATCGAGCGCCATATGCCCGGGGCCTTCTACCATCACCTGCACGCCGGCGTCCCACGCGCGGCGCGTGAGCTTGCCGATCTCGATGAGCTCGGCGATCTGCCCGGCGTCCGTGGCGTCGTAGCCGCTGCCGGGGCGCATGGCATCACCGATGGAGATGCACACATCGTGCTCGTGCAAGATAGCCAACACCTCGTCGTAGTACTCATAGAAGGGGTTCTCGCGACCAGTGGCCTCCATCCAGGCGAAGATGAGCGACCCTCCTCGCGATACGATATTGGTAAGTCGCCCCGTCTCTTTGAACGACTCGATGACCCGGCGGTTCATGCCGGCGTGAATGGTGACGAAATCGACCCCGTCCTCGGCGTGGGCGCGCACCACTTCCAGGAAATCCTCGGGCGTAATGGCAATGAGCGCCTTTTCCAGATAGCCGATGGCGTCGTACATGGGCACCGTGCCGATCATGGCCGGCGACTTTTCCACGAGCGCGCGGCGAAAGGCGCGGGTCTTGCCGGAGTTGGACAGATCCATGATGGCGTCGGCGCCCAGCTCCAAAGCCACGTCCACCTTCTCCCATTCCAGGGCCTCATCGGCCAAATCGCCCGAGATGCCGAGGTTCACGTTCACCTTCGTGGAAAGCGGCACGCCCTCCAACGTGGAACCGACGCCGGCCGGCGCGAGGCTTGCGTGATGGATGTTGGCCGGGATGGCGATGCGCCCGGCGGCCACGGCGGCGCGGATGGCCTCCGGCTCGCGGCCCTCGGCGGCGGCAACAGCGGCCATCTGCGGTGTGACGATGCCGGCGCGGGCGAAATCGATCTGAGTGATTGGCCGAACGTCGCTCGATGCAGCGCACGTGCGAGCGACGTCCGGCGCAGCAACGGCGCCGGCAGACTGGCGGTCAGTCATGGAAACTCCCTTCGTTGGCATTACCCATATCAGGTTCGGCGGGTCGGGGCGTGCACGGCGCCCCCTCTCAGCCTGCCCGGCCGCCGCGCGGCTGCAAGCTCCCCAGGTATATGGTTGTGCGATCAGTATAGAAAACCGACCGGCGCTACAGCGGCAGAAACACTGCCAGCGTGCCGCTTTCCAGGGCAATGCGGGCCGGGGT
Proteins encoded in this window:
- the thiE gene encoding thiamine phosphate synthase: MPARERGKWSAEAIRRALKLYAVTDNAWLGERTLTECVEEALAGGATFVQLRDKQATGEALQAEAAELLALCRAAGVPFVVNDDVECALAVGADGVHVGQDDMACERARALLGPDAIVGVSTQTVEQARAAEAAGADYLGVGGVTGTATKPEAGVLAPEEFRAIAAAVDIPVVAIGGVNAATMPRLSELNVDGAAVVSAIFAADDIEAATRELSRIIDETLGI
- the thiC gene encoding phosphomethylpyrimidine synthase ThiC, yielding MTDRQSAGAVAAPDVARTCAASSDVRPITQIDFARAGIVTPQMAAVAAAEGREPEAIRAAVAAGRIAIPANIHHASLAPAGVGSTLEGVPLSTKVNVNLGISGDLADEALEWEKVDVALELGADAIMDLSNSGKTRAFRRALVEKSPAMIGTVPMYDAIGYLEKALIAITPEDFLEVVRAHAEDGVDFVTIHAGMNRRVIESFKETGRLTNIVSRGGSLIFAWMEATGRENPFYEYYDEVLAILHEHDVCISIGDAMRPGSGYDATDAGQIAELIEIGKLTRRAWDAGVQVMVEGPGHMALDEIAANMKLEKRLCHQAPFYVLGPLVTDIAPGYDHITAAIGGAIAASSGADFLCYVTPAEHLRLPDANDVREGLVATKIAAHAADIAKGVPGARDRDNRMSDARRRVAWDEMFELSLDPARARAVFESAPPSTEGTCTMCGKMCAMKTVNDIMDGLVVDLDAE
- a CDS encoding cysteine hydrolase family protein, translating into MLGDENNNDLIDLSSIDRAKCALLVIDELGDPTGGPLEPMLLPAIQQTAKLTTAARAAGMPVVFTNDAHLPGIDRELALWGAHGIAGTPEAQTSPLLDPQPTDYVVEKRRYSGFFQTGLLLLLNELGVDTLICCGMDTNICVKHTVADAYFNNFNIIVVGDATATFLVGNQEEGLEYMKVCYAAKIIDTDEAIKLIEG
- the thiD gene encoding bifunctional hydroxymethylpyrimidine kinase/phosphomethylpyrimidine kinase, which gives rise to MKAVLTIAGSDSSGGAGIQADLKTIAAHHLFGESVITALTAQNTLGVTGVLEVDPIFVGTQIDAVFDDIRPDAVKIGMVSSPAIVGAIADGLDRHKAANVVVDPVMVATSGSALIADAAVDALVRRLFPRSTVITPNIPEAEVLSGMAIASLEDVETAASLIADRCIAVWENEPAFADAAPSVPAILIKGGHGVGEPDAADDYLRMASGESVWLRGKRITNDNTHGTGCSLSSAIACGLARGFAVDVAVRDAKAYVAGALAAGLNLGRGSGPLDHMWQYGAPMPC